One genomic segment of Flagellimonas marinaquae includes these proteins:
- a CDS encoding polysaccharide deacetylase family protein, translated as MKQGKFIISLDFELFWGVRDKRSLTSYGNNIAKVHTIVPEMLSIFKEYNVHATFATVGFLFAKNKEELVQYSPQEKPQYKDSNLSPYLDNFTSVKEEHENDLHHYAVNLINLIKNYPEHEIGSHTFSHFYCKEEGQTATDFEADIKAALRIAKDNSVVIESLVFPRNQFRKDYVDICSVYGIRAYRGNEKVWFQNPESEHDTSFLKRVFRTFDCYVDISGPHTYKISDLAGQKPYNIPSSRFLRPYKEKGGALLEQLKIRRIKNGMSYAAKNNEVYHLWWHPHNFGANTKENFVSLIEILKHYRVLHEKYGFESMTMLELANEMDSI; from the coding sequence ATGAAACAAGGAAAATTTATAATATCGTTGGATTTTGAGTTATTTTGGGGGGTTAGGGATAAAAGGTCATTAACTTCCTATGGCAACAACATAGCAAAAGTACATACTATTGTACCGGAAATGTTATCCATATTTAAAGAGTACAACGTCCATGCAACATTTGCAACGGTAGGTTTTTTATTCGCTAAAAATAAAGAAGAGTTAGTACAGTATTCCCCACAAGAAAAACCACAATACAAGGATTCCAATCTATCGCCATATCTGGATAATTTTACCTCGGTCAAGGAAGAGCATGAAAATGATCTCCATCATTATGCCGTTAATTTGATTAATTTGATTAAAAACTATCCAGAGCACGAAATAGGGAGCCATACATTTTCACATTTTTATTGTAAAGAAGAGGGGCAAACGGCCACGGATTTTGAGGCAGATATAAAAGCAGCTTTAAGAATTGCAAAAGATAATAGTGTAGTTATAGAATCCTTGGTTTTCCCTAGAAATCAGTTCAGAAAAGATTATGTCGATATCTGCAGTGTCTATGGGATTAGAGCCTATAGGGGTAACGAGAAAGTGTGGTTTCAAAACCCCGAAAGCGAACATGATACGTCTTTTTTAAAGAGAGTTTTTCGCACTTTTGACTGCTACGTGGACATTTCCGGCCCACACACCTATAAGATTTCAGATTTGGCAGGACAAAAGCCATATAACATTCCTTCAAGTAGATTTTTGAGGCCTTATAAAGAAAAGGGTGGTGCCTTGTTGGAGCAACTAAAAATACGGAGAATAAAAAATGGGATGTCATATGCCGCAAAAAACAATGAGGTGTATCACCTTTGGTGGCATCCACATAATTTTGGGGCCAACACTAAAGAAAACTTTGTTTCATTGATAGAAATATTGAAGCATTACCGGGTTTTACATGAAAAGTACGGCTTTGAAAGCATGACAATGCTGGAATTGGCCAATGAAATGGATTCTATTTAG
- a CDS encoding glycosyltransferase: protein MTLKKDVVDWLTIVSHDANGGAEQTQKNIISYLCRNGKKCHVIILRRKDLGFWGDIEDKCKIVYFPFESHSVGYLFLFPYLLFLSTTMRFTHVFSSQTLINGIIGFYKRIGIFRNSKIIVRESTSIFQRNLSHFSRIKYLLAYKLGYPSVDLVICQTNFMKVDLVKRLPLLEKKVHVTVIPNPIDIENIEQRSMEKIPMTEVHEYIVTAGRLIPEKGYDILIDSFAKIRSDLVGCKLYILGRGAEKEKLQNQVEHLGLKESVIFMGLVDNVYPYFKNAKLCVVSSRVEGFPNVLLQMMSQNENVATTLCAGGISEIPGIYTCEVEDHEALAKTILHCHESDNSEKRQIFNRYLEKRGLDAFLKRVELELEEALSSSEHH from the coding sequence ATGACCCTAAAGAAAGATGTAGTTGATTGGCTTACCATAGTCTCTCATGATGCCAATGGAGGAGCGGAGCAGACACAAAAGAACATTATATCCTATTTGTGCAGAAATGGAAAAAAATGCCACGTTATAATTTTACGAAGGAAGGATTTAGGCTTCTGGGGCGATATAGAGGACAAATGCAAAATTGTTTATTTTCCTTTTGAATCCCACTCCGTCGGATATCTCTTCCTTTTTCCATACTTACTTTTCCTGAGCACTACAATGAGATTTACCCATGTATTCTCTTCACAGACCCTCATTAATGGCATTATTGGTTTCTACAAAAGAATTGGCATTTTCAGGAATTCAAAAATAATAGTTAGGGAATCCACATCTATTTTTCAAAGGAATTTAAGCCACTTTAGCAGAATAAAATATTTGCTTGCATACAAATTGGGATATCCTTCTGTTGATTTGGTGATATGCCAAACAAACTTTATGAAAGTCGACCTTGTAAAAAGGCTGCCCTTGCTGGAGAAAAAAGTTCACGTTACCGTAATTCCCAACCCAATAGATATAGAGAATATTGAACAGCGGTCTATGGAAAAAATACCTATGACAGAAGTCCACGAATATATAGTGACCGCTGGTAGGCTCATTCCTGAAAAAGGGTACGATATCTTAATTGATTCCTTTGCCAAGATACGTTCCGATCTAGTAGGGTGCAAACTTTATATATTGGGGAGAGGTGCCGAAAAAGAAAAACTACAAAATCAAGTAGAACATCTGGGGCTAAAAGAATCTGTAATATTTATGGGATTGGTTGACAACGTTTACCCCTATTTTAAAAATGCAAAGCTTTGCGTGGTGTCATCAAGAGTTGAGGGGTTTCCCAATGTACTGCTCCAAATGATGTCCCAAAATGAAAACGTGGCAACAACATTATGTGCCGGGGGCATTAGTGAAATTCCCGGCATTTATACCTGTGAAGTTGAAGACCATGAAGCCCTTGCCAAAACTATATTGCATTGTCATGAATCCGACAATTCCGAAAAAAGGCAAATTTTTAACCGTTATTTAGAAAAGAGAGGGTTAGATGCCTTTTTAAAAAGGGTTGAACTTGAATTGGAAGAAGCACTTTCATCTTCAGAACACCATTAG
- a CDS encoding glycosyltransferase, which produces MKIKITFILPSLSAGGAERVMSFVAQNIDPDKFESTLLITGSNKGAAYKIKGINVVFLNSSRVRYSVLSIFKYLKAYKPNIVVSSIAHLNTSLAFISLFFPKTKFIGREANVLSVLNQFKKGNNLFNSFLIKISYRLFDSVICLSEDMMADLSENFGVPKSKIALINNPITDDFKVKPIMENTSNKPMNFITVASLKKQKGHLRILSILSKLDYPYTYTLIGNGPQKEAIFNAIETLKLTGEIVHVPFTDNVSEYLAKSDYFLQGAYVEGFPNCLVESSAVGTPIIAFNAPGGLNEIIEPGVNGYIANTEEEYLTYLNKQKKWEPLKVSQHVKNKFSKENILEKYETLFTQIVK; this is translated from the coding sequence GTGAAAATCAAGATAACGTTTATACTTCCTTCATTATCGGCTGGTGGGGCAGAAAGAGTAATGTCATTTGTTGCGCAGAACATTGACCCAGACAAGTTTGAAAGTACCTTGCTCATTACCGGGTCCAATAAAGGAGCTGCATACAAAATCAAGGGCATAAACGTCGTTTTCCTCAATAGTTCTCGAGTTCGTTATAGCGTTCTCTCTATTTTTAAGTATTTAAAAGCCTATAAGCCCAATATAGTGGTCAGTTCAATTGCCCACCTCAATACAAGCTTGGCATTTATTTCCCTTTTTTTTCCAAAGACCAAGTTCATTGGTAGGGAAGCCAATGTTCTAAGTGTTCTAAACCAGTTTAAAAAAGGGAACAATCTGTTCAATTCATTTTTAATTAAGATAAGCTACCGGTTGTTTGATTCGGTTATTTGTCTTTCTGAGGATATGATGGCCGATTTATCTGAAAACTTCGGGGTTCCAAAGTCCAAAATCGCCTTGATCAACAATCCGATCACGGACGACTTTAAGGTGAAGCCCATTATGGAAAATACTTCCAATAAACCCATGAATTTTATAACCGTTGCCTCGCTTAAAAAGCAAAAAGGGCACCTAAGAATATTGTCCATACTATCAAAATTGGATTATCCATATACCTACACCCTAATAGGCAATGGACCACAAAAAGAAGCAATATTCAATGCAATTGAAACGCTAAAACTAACCGGGGAGATTGTCCATGTCCCTTTTACAGACAATGTTTCCGAATATCTTGCAAAGAGCGACTATTTTCTTCAAGGAGCTTATGTCGAAGGTTTTCCAAATTGCCTTGTGGAAAGTTCCGCTGTGGGAACACCAATAATAGCTTTTAATGCACCTGGCGGCCTGAATGAGATTATAGAGCCTGGAGTAAACGGCTATATCGCCAATACCGAAGAAGAATATTTGACTTACTTGAACAAACAGAAAAAATGGGAGCCTTTAAAAGTAAGTCAGCATGTGAAAAACAAATTTTCGAAAGAGAATATTCTTGAGAAATACGAAACTCTTTTTACCCAAATCGTTAAATAA
- a CDS encoding serine O-acetyltransferase codes for MIRSKAQYKEYLMADQKARGVRIQGIKSKIKDSLYPTPTWKFQKRLRKLEYYTNCKKGIFSKLYIKYLTYRYRKLSVRLSFSIPLNVFGPGLCILHYGTIVVNSRARIGKNCRMEVCVNIGASGGKVDAPILGDNVYIGPGAKIYGGIRLGNNIAIAANSSVNKTFEEDNILIGGSPAKKIKDFDIKTIIKHL; via the coding sequence ATGATTCGTTCTAAAGCACAATACAAAGAATATCTAATGGCCGATCAAAAGGCCAGAGGAGTCAGGATACAAGGCATTAAATCAAAAATAAAGGATTCCCTGTATCCGACTCCCACCTGGAAATTTCAAAAAAGATTACGAAAACTGGAATACTACACCAATTGTAAAAAAGGGATATTTTCCAAGCTCTATATCAAGTATCTGACCTACAGGTACCGAAAACTCTCTGTTAGACTAAGCTTTTCCATTCCTTTGAATGTCTTTGGGCCCGGGCTTTGCATTTTACATTATGGCACAATTGTTGTCAATTCAAGAGCCAGAATTGGAAAAAATTGTAGAATGGAGGTGTGCGTGAATATTGGTGCTTCTGGAGGAAAAGTGGATGCCCCGATTCTCGGGGACAATGTATATATTGGTCCTGGTGCTAAAATTTATGGCGGTATTCGCCTTGGAAACAATATTGCAATTGCCGCCAATTCTTCGGTCAACAAAACTTTTGAAGAAGACAATATTCTTATTGGTGGGTCCCCTGCCAAGAAAATTAAAGACTTTGATATTAAAACAATCATAAAACATCTCTGA
- a CDS encoding acyltransferase → MGVFRKIFHLLKNYYFIFTKSGVEYARSLGVTIGSDCRVLTSSFGSEPWLITIGNKVTITSGVRLLTHDGATWLCEDKKGRRYSYKKITIGDNVFIGTNSILMPGVKIDHNVIVAAGSVVTKSVPTGVIVGGNPAKIIGSYEDYILRAKEEYVTKADMDYNKSKKQRINEVVDPKFKDYLN, encoded by the coding sequence ATGGGAGTTTTTCGTAAAATATTTCATTTACTTAAAAATTACTACTTCATATTTACTAAGTCTGGGGTAGAGTATGCCAGAAGTCTTGGCGTTACCATTGGAAGTGACTGTAGGGTGTTAACCTCATCTTTTGGGTCTGAACCTTGGTTGATTACCATTGGAAATAAAGTAACCATAACTTCTGGAGTTCGGCTTTTAACCCACGATGGGGCCACTTGGTTATGTGAAGATAAAAAAGGAAGAAGATATTCCTATAAAAAAATAACGATTGGAGACAATGTTTTCATTGGAACAAACTCTATTTTAATGCCTGGGGTAAAAATAGACCATAATGTAATTGTTGCTGCGGGCAGTGTGGTTACCAAATCTGTACCGACCGGAGTAATTGTAGGGGGAAATCCTGCCAAAATCATTGGATCCTACGAAGATTATATATTGAGGGCCAAAGAGGAATATGTTACAAAAGCGGATATGGACTACAACAAATCCAAAAAACAACGAATCAATGAAGTTGTAGACCCCAAATTCAAAGATTATCTAAACTAA
- a CDS encoding glycosyltransferase family 4 protein, producing MKLDFIIAHLRSGGAQRVMVLLANHFSKLGYQVNIITFNKGLAFDLDEKINLVNLHHGKIPNHTFRSLYNLILYYKKKKNRPNLVISFITQLNFISILASKFYGIKIIVSEHSNYLSAQKPVFFTHFIRKYLYIKADYLTVLTSYDVDFYKKMGINVTIMPNPLTFEVIKELPANRTRTILAIGNVERYHIKGFDNLLEIAAPLLKKYPDWKLKIVGGGDSGLQFLKEKAKDYAIEDYVVFPGFRNDIAKIMNDSEIFILTSRHEGLPMVLLEAMSQGMACISYDCITGPSDIITHDYNGILVDNQNIPEMRANLEMLMNDNALRDKLKNNGPKSLDRFKIETIASKWIQLFENLN from the coding sequence ATGAAGTTAGATTTTATCATTGCACATCTTAGAAGTGGTGGGGCCCAAAGGGTTATGGTATTGCTTGCAAATCATTTTAGCAAATTAGGCTATCAAGTAAACATCATCACTTTTAATAAAGGGCTTGCCTTTGATTTGGACGAGAAAATAAATCTGGTCAATCTGCACCACGGAAAGATTCCAAACCATACCTTTCGAAGCCTATACAACCTGATTCTGTATTATAAAAAAAAGAAGAATAGACCTAATCTCGTCATCTCTTTTATTACCCAGTTGAACTTTATCAGCATATTGGCCTCCAAATTCTATGGCATAAAAATTATAGTTTCAGAGCACAGTAACTATCTCAGTGCCCAGAAGCCTGTATTTTTTACACATTTTATCAGAAAATATTTATATATAAAAGCAGACTATCTTACCGTCTTGACTTCCTATGATGTAGATTTTTATAAAAAAATGGGAATCAATGTTACCATAATGCCCAATCCCCTTACTTTTGAAGTAATAAAAGAACTGCCAGCGAATAGAACACGGACAATTTTGGCCATTGGGAATGTGGAAAGATATCACATTAAAGGCTTTGACAATCTATTGGAAATAGCTGCTCCCTTATTAAAGAAATATCCTGATTGGAAGCTGAAAATTGTTGGAGGCGGAGATAGTGGATTACAGTTCTTAAAAGAGAAAGCAAAAGATTATGCCATAGAGGATTATGTTGTTTTCCCTGGTTTTAGAAATGATATAGCGAAAATCATGAACGATTCAGAAATTTTTATCCTAACATCACGACATGAAGGGCTTCCCATGGTACTTTTGGAAGCCATGTCCCAAGGAATGGCATGTATATCCTATGATTGTATAACGGGACCGTCCGACATTATAACCCATGACTATAATGGTATATTGGTAGACAATCAGAACATTCCCGAAATGAGGGCCAATCTTGAAATGCTAATGAACGATAATGCACTCCGGGACAAGTTAAAAAATAATGGTCCAAAAAGTTTAGATCGTTTTAAAATTGAAACCATCGCGTCCAAATGGATCCAACTTTTTGAAAATTTAAATTAA
- a CDS encoding O-antigen ligase family protein translates to MAKTIRYIALALMLLNLPSFFLAKVGSGAGGLGSALMYAILLVYSVIVRRVSFLGFFIILGLSYFLISGVHLYSGEESAFIYTFIKFMIVVVFGAEAVRYTTKKEMFYLLLIGAMSIVLNATFFGDSYGRYSGFYLDPNAAGFICITGFALTFGLNKSKIKLLGQFIFSLAGFFTFSRTFILLWVILILISLIINAKNIKIALIGFVIVTLLISFSSIFKLNTVRFNQLKSIVSSEEVSTNELGKGSRTTTWSYFYDYIYEKPVFGNGYGSFQGRGLRRVGPHNSFLLVIGESGIFPFIVFIGLYGLLIFKGIQLFRERPYLLMMGLGQFLFLLTSHNYFTSTYLILSTMWIYIRTKELSNAQE, encoded by the coding sequence ATGGCAAAAACTATTAGATATATTGCATTAGCGCTAATGCTTTTGAACTTGCCCTCTTTCTTTTTGGCAAAAGTTGGATCGGGTGCGGGAGGCCTTGGCAGTGCCCTAATGTATGCTATACTACTCGTCTACTCAGTAATCGTTAGGAGAGTATCGTTCTTGGGCTTCTTTATAATATTAGGATTAAGCTACTTCCTGATATCAGGAGTTCATCTCTATAGTGGGGAAGAATCTGCCTTTATATACACTTTTATAAAATTCATGATTGTTGTCGTATTTGGTGCGGAAGCTGTCAGATATACAACCAAGAAGGAAATGTTCTATTTGCTGCTCATTGGCGCAATGTCCATTGTACTCAATGCAACCTTTTTCGGGGACAGCTACGGAAGGTATAGTGGTTTTTATTTAGACCCCAATGCTGCTGGATTTATCTGTATAACGGGTTTTGCACTCACATTCGGTCTAAACAAAAGTAAAATAAAACTTTTAGGCCAATTTATTTTCTCACTAGCCGGTTTTTTCACCTTTTCAAGAACATTTATTCTGCTATGGGTCATCTTGATCCTTATATCGTTGATCATAAATGCCAAAAACATTAAAATTGCCCTGATTGGCTTTGTAATAGTAACCCTATTAATTTCTTTTTCAAGCATATTCAAACTCAATACCGTTCGCTTCAACCAGTTAAAATCCATTGTAAGCAGTGAAGAGGTTTCAACCAACGAACTCGGTAAAGGGTCTCGGACCACAACTTGGTCATATTTCTATGACTATATTTATGAAAAACCCGTTTTTGGTAACGGATATGGTTCTTTTCAAGGTAGAGGCCTAAGGCGGGTTGGGCCCCATAATTCCTTTCTTTTGGTCATTGGGGAGTCAGGTATATTTCCTTTTATTGTGTTCATAGGACTTTATGGTTTATTGATTTTTAAAGGGATTCAACTTTTCAGGGAAAGACCTTATTTGTTAATGATGGGGCTTGGACAATTTCTTTTTCTGTTGACCAGTCATAATTATTTTACTTCCACCTATCTCATTTTATCAACCATGTGGATTTATATAAGAACCAAAGAGCTATCAAACGCACAAGAATGA
- the murJ gene encoding murein biosynthesis integral membrane protein MurJ: MFLSFLKTGLHRIKGLAKQPLVLNFAIVGGLTVLMKLLGFYKETIVASTFGLSELLDTFLIAMLIPTFVQNVFINALKNIFIPNYIIELKNGNKPSHFQSIVFIVTAVFCVVFCLLIVAFSDVFLDLLFPNHEEGYYSLIRKQLYIILPCIFFWGFSTLLNGLLEISNRYFLSSVGAFFQVIAIIVCLSFFKEQMGNMVLAIATLIGSFLSFIFVLIVALTYKEIKLSTPKLNSNSRLMIRQLPPKISSGLLAGLNNFVDQFFAAQLVVGSLSAINYGIKIPSFTISILMIALGKVLLPHFSRQLSDNTLRAYSQLFKMLKLLFLWASVLVIIGTYFSSDIIRILFERNAFGPEDTKVVANIQIIALIYIPFHICTLVLSRFLTSINKNTFMAWTSLFWLIGNIILNSLLIKPYGVYGLVMATTIIYIINSSIYMFYTYKQYSDLIKTK; encoded by the coding sequence ATGTTTTTATCTTTCTTAAAAACTGGTTTGCACAGAATCAAAGGATTGGCAAAACAACCTTTGGTTCTAAATTTTGCCATTGTAGGAGGACTAACGGTTCTAATGAAACTGTTAGGGTTCTACAAAGAGACCATTGTTGCCTCCACATTTGGGCTTTCCGAGTTATTGGATACCTTTCTAATTGCCATGTTGATACCTACGTTTGTTCAAAACGTGTTTATCAATGCGCTAAAGAACATTTTTATCCCAAATTATATTATTGAACTTAAAAATGGGAATAAACCTTCCCATTTTCAGTCAATAGTATTTATTGTAACCGCTGTTTTCTGTGTGGTCTTTTGTCTTTTAATCGTAGCCTTTTCAGATGTGTTCCTAGATTTACTCTTCCCTAATCATGAGGAAGGATACTATTCCTTGATCAGGAAACAATTGTACATAATACTTCCCTGTATTTTTTTCTGGGGATTCTCCACTTTACTAAATGGATTGCTGGAAATATCCAATAGATACTTTCTATCCAGTGTAGGGGCATTTTTCCAAGTTATCGCCATTATTGTGTGCCTCTCCTTTTTTAAGGAACAAATGGGAAACATGGTCTTGGCCATAGCCACTCTGATTGGTAGTTTCCTTAGTTTCATTTTTGTACTCATCGTGGCCTTGACCTATAAAGAAATCAAACTTTCCACTCCAAAATTGAACTCCAATTCAAGACTCATGATCCGTCAATTACCCCCTAAAATATCATCGGGGCTTCTAGCCGGTCTAAACAATTTTGTAGATCAGTTTTTTGCCGCCCAGTTGGTGGTCGGATCCCTTTCTGCAATTAATTATGGGATAAAAATACCCTCCTTTACCATTAGTATTCTAATGATTGCACTGGGCAAGGTATTGCTACCCCATTTTTCAAGACAATTGAGCGATAATACATTACGAGCTTATTCCCAACTGTTCAAAATGCTTAAACTGTTGTTCCTATGGGCATCAGTCTTGGTAATCATAGGAACCTATTTTTCCTCAGATATCATACGCATCCTTTTTGAAAGAAATGCTTTTGGTCCGGAAGACACCAAAGTTGTAGCCAATATTCAAATCATAGCTTTGATTTATATTCCATTCCATATTTGTACTTTGGTATTGTCCCGTTTTCTGACTAGCATTAATAAAAATACTTTTATGGCGTGGACCTCTCTATTCTGGCTCATTGGAAATATTATCTTGAACAGTCTGTTAATTAAACCATATGGAGTCTATGGATTAGTCATGGCCACAACAATTATTTACATAATAAACAGTTCAATATATATGTTTTATACATACAAACAGTATTCTGATCTAATTAAAACCAAGTAG
- a CDS encoding nucleotide sugar dehydrogenase produces the protein MKNNNQKIAIIGLGYVGLPLARLFATKYPVVGFDINKERVQDLQSGIDATLEVENEVLKQVLVDGNDPEQIGLFCTDEIENIKNCNYFIVTVPTPVDRTKRPLLTPLYKASETVGQVIKKGDVVIYESTVYPGATEEECVPILERISGLSFNKDFFVGYSPERINPGDKEHTVEKILKVTSGSTPEAGKNIDTLYASVITAGTYLAPTVKVAEAAKVIENSQRDINIAFVNELAKIFNLMDIDTSEVLKAASTKWNFLPFKPGLVGGHCIGVDPYYLAQKAQQAGYHPEIILAGRRMNDSMGEYVASEVIKLMIKNDLKIKQTDILILGITFKENCPDVRNTKVVDVARSLQSYGLNVDIFDPWAAPEEVHEEYGLTTSQKLPNKKYSAIILAVAHSNYMGLDTDSLLLEDGVIYDVKGVLRGKATKSL, from the coding sequence ATGAAAAATAACAACCAAAAGATTGCTATAATTGGACTAGGATACGTTGGCCTACCGTTGGCTCGACTTTTTGCCACCAAATACCCCGTAGTTGGTTTTGACATCAACAAAGAGAGAGTCCAGGACTTACAATCAGGAATTGATGCTACTTTGGAGGTGGAAAATGAAGTATTGAAGCAGGTACTTGTGGATGGAAATGATCCAGAGCAAATTGGATTGTTTTGTACTGATGAAATCGAGAATATTAAAAATTGCAATTATTTTATTGTTACTGTACCTACTCCTGTTGACCGTACAAAAAGGCCTTTACTCACCCCTCTCTATAAAGCAAGTGAAACAGTTGGCCAAGTAATCAAAAAAGGAGACGTTGTCATATATGAATCAACGGTTTATCCAGGAGCAACGGAGGAAGAATGTGTCCCCATATTGGAAAGAATAAGTGGGCTATCATTCAACAAGGATTTCTTTGTAGGTTATTCTCCGGAAAGAATTAATCCAGGCGATAAGGAACATACTGTTGAAAAAATATTAAAAGTTACCTCTGGATCAACACCCGAAGCCGGAAAAAACATTGACACACTCTATGCTTCGGTAATTACTGCCGGGACATATTTGGCCCCAACCGTAAAAGTGGCAGAAGCTGCAAAAGTCATTGAAAACTCGCAAAGGGACATCAACATTGCCTTTGTTAACGAACTGGCCAAAATATTCAACCTTATGGATATAGATACCAGTGAGGTATTGAAGGCCGCCAGTACAAAATGGAATTTTCTACCCTTTAAACCAGGTCTTGTTGGAGGGCATTGCATTGGGGTAGACCCATATTATTTAGCCCAAAAAGCACAACAGGCAGGGTATCATCCCGAAATTATTCTTGCAGGGCGGAGAATGAATGACAGCATGGGTGAATATGTTGCCTCAGAGGTTATCAAATTGATGATTAAAAACGACTTAAAAATAAAACAAACTGATATACTTATCTTGGGAATTACCTTTAAGGAGAATTGTCCGGATGTAAGAAATACCAAAGTAGTGGACGTAGCAAGAAGTCTCCAAAGTTATGGTTTGAATGTTGACATCTTTGATCCTTGGGCCGCCCCTGAAGAAGTACATGAAGAATACGGTCTTACAACTTCACAAAAACTTCCAAATAAAAAGTATAGTGCCATAATCCTAGCAGTTGCCCATAGTAACTATATGGGACTTGACACTGACAGTTTATTGCTAGAAGATGGAGTTATCTATGATGTTAAAGGTGTCTTACGAGGAAAGGCCACCAAATCGTTATAA
- a CDS encoding acyltransferase family protein — MHKGTIFGLPSKIDNIDFLRVFGISIVVLRHAFAPFTGSWDVGKLYGFNEVASIIGSYISTISMPLFVFISGFLFSYLRNYLNKYQTYPILIKKKTRRLLIPYLVLSPLYIYSFLDYISFFDFIKYIWSGPGHLWFLPMIFILFLIFYPLESFLKTNIIRGSFLLLFLFSLGPITHYIGLPALAKVFKYIPFFYLGYMFYLKNDVISKYLRNKFYLFFFLHLALFFFFYAILPNYVDNRILSSLIAHFKLIPLGLLSITFVYILFSTTNGTVPKSLENIIGTINKNSYYIYLIHEPLLKIFYEIDIVRSLPIYLVIIAGFTISFFTSLILSEVILKFKVGRLLIGA; from the coding sequence ATGCACAAAGGAACAATTTTTGGGTTACCCTCTAAGATTGATAATATCGATTTTCTTCGCGTTTTCGGTATATCAATTGTGGTCCTAAGGCATGCCTTTGCGCCATTTACTGGATCCTGGGATGTTGGAAAATTGTATGGGTTCAATGAGGTTGCCAGTATAATCGGCTCCTACATCTCAACCATTTCCATGCCCTTATTTGTATTTATTTCAGGGTTTTTGTTTAGCTATTTGAGGAATTACCTCAATAAGTACCAAACCTACCCAATCCTAATAAAGAAAAAAACGCGAAGGTTACTTATTCCCTATCTGGTACTCTCCCCTTTGTACATCTATTCCTTTTTGGATTATATATCCTTTTTCGACTTTATCAAATACATATGGTCCGGACCGGGGCATCTTTGGTTCCTTCCCATGATTTTCATTTTGTTTTTGATATTCTACCCTTTGGAATCATTTTTAAAAACAAATATCATACGGGGCTCTTTTCTACTTCTGTTCCTTTTTTCATTGGGCCCCATAACCCACTACATAGGACTTCCCGCTTTGGCCAAAGTTTTCAAGTACATCCCATTTTTTTATTTGGGCTACATGTTCTATTTAAAAAATGACGTCATATCGAAGTATCTTCGGAACAAGTTTTATCTTTTTTTCTTTTTACATTTAGCACTTTTCTTTTTTTTCTATGCTATACTCCCCAATTATGTGGATAATAGAATTTTAAGTAGCCTTATAGCACATTTCAAGCTTATTCCCTTAGGCCTTTTGTCAATAACATTTGTATACATCTTGTTTTCCACTACAAATGGCACTGTCCCAAAAAGTTTGGAGAACATCATTGGCACAATAAACAAGAACAGTTATTACATATATCTAATCCACGAACCTTTATTGAAAATTTTCTATGAAATCGACATTGTCCGGTCTTTACCGATATATCTGGTAATCATTGCCGGTTTCACCATTAGTTTCTTTACCTCACTAATATTGAGTGAAGTAATATTAAAATTTAAGGTTGGAAGACTATTGATAGGCGCTTAA